Sequence from the Pseudophaeobacter arcticus DSM 23566 genome:
GACCCCTTCGAGACCGCCTGTCAGCGGGCCATCCTGGGCTGCGATGCGGGATTGGTGACCTACAACCTGGGCGCGGATCTGCTGCGGGCCGCACTGGTCTTTGCGCCAGAGGTTTCTCTGCACAAGTCCATGGCCATGCTGCCCACATGTGGGGTCGGGTTGCAAAATGCACTGGGGGCTCTGGCCCCGCCCGAGGTCGCGGTGCACCTGGAATGGGGCGGTGGTCTGCGCATCAACGGCGGCCGCTGTGGCAGGCTGCGTATCGCCGCCAGCACCAATGACCCGGACGCCATACCAGACTGGCTGGTGGTGGGGCTGGAACTGCCGCTGTGGCCCGCCAGCGGTGACCCCGGAGAGACCCCCGATCAAACCGCGCTCTACGCCGAGGGCTGCGCTGATGTGCAGGCCCCGGCTCTGCTTGAGAGCTGGGCGCGCCATGCCCTGCATTGGATCGCCCGCTGGGAGGAAGACGGACCGGAACCTCTGCATGCTGAATGGCGTGGTCTGGCCCATGGGATCGGCGAAGAGGCGCACTGGCACGGCACCTCTGGAACCTTCCTGGGCGTCGACGAAGACTTTGGCATGCTGCTGCGTGATGCCGACACAACCCGGCTTATCCCTCTGACCACACAACTGGAGACTTGATGATGTATCTCGCCCGCGCCATCCATTTTGACGAGAGCGATCAGAATGTCTTTGCCAATCCGGCCCGCACCGGGGAATGGTGCATTTCCGGCGGCTTTGAATTCTCCAACTGGGTAGAGGATGACCTCACCGGCAAACAGCGCCAGGCCTTTGCCAATGGCTGGCTTGGGCTCGAAACCTCAGGCCGGGTGACCTTTGTTGCCGTCACCCAGATTGAACAGGCGGAACTGGTGCAGCTGAGCGCGCTCTTGGCCCAGCATTTTGTGACCTTCTATGGCGCCCCGGACCTTGCCACCGCCCGTCCCGTAGCCATTGAGGAACTGAAACAAATGCAGGATCTATGCGCTGAGAACCCGCCCAACACGCTGCTCACCGTAGCAAGAGAGCTGAGTGACGCCGGGGTGAAAGAGAGCTATCGCAGCATCGAACCGCAATCGGCAGGGCTGGAACAGTTCGCCATCCATGCCACGCCGGAAGACTGACCTTCCCCGGCAAGGGAGCTCTCCCGCCCGTCGAGAGATCCTAGCAGGATCTTCTCCCGTTGGGCCCAGCGCCGCTGACGCGGCGCAGGGCTCTTTTTTCAGAAGAGACAGGTCAAGGGCCGCAGCGCGGCCCTGCCGATAGGCAGGGTTTACCCTTGAGGTGTCTCTGATCCAATAAAATGGCTCGGGTCCTTACGGGGCAAACCTGCCCCTTAAGGACCTCTCAGCAGATCATTTGCGCCGCGCAGCGGCGCCGGGCCCAAGGCCGCCAAGGTGCAGCTGGCAAAGCCAGGTGCACCTGCGGGGGCGGGAGCTCCCCCCTTGCCCCGCAATGGGGCTGGAGCTAGCCCCCGGCCCACACCTCAGGCAGCCTCACACCTCAGGCATATTTCTCCAGGAATGCCTCGGCGGTGAGGCTGCGGAAATCCGGCAGGCAGGCGCGCAGGCGGGCGTGGTCCCAGTCCCACCAGGCCAGCTCCATCATGTGCTCAGCCACCAGAGCCG
This genomic interval carries:
- a CDS encoding biotin/lipoate--protein ligase family protein, which produces MSQLSFPPLMSGLAVTGQEDPFETACQRAILGCDAGLVTYNLGADLLRAALVFAPEVSLHKSMAMLPTCGVGLQNALGALAPPEVAVHLEWGGGLRINGGRCGRLRIAASTNDPDAIPDWLVVGLELPLWPASGDPGETPDQTALYAEGCADVQAPALLESWARHALHWIARWEEDGPEPLHAEWRGLAHGIGEEAHWHGTSGTFLGVDEDFGMLLRDADTTRLIPLTTQLET
- a CDS encoding DUF6505 family protein, whose amino-acid sequence is MYLARAIHFDESDQNVFANPARTGEWCISGGFEFSNWVEDDLTGKQRQAFANGWLGLETSGRVTFVAVTQIEQAELVQLSALLAQHFVTFYGAPDLATARPVAIEELKQMQDLCAENPPNTLLTVARELSDAGVKESYRSIEPQSAGLEQFAIHATPED